ATCCCGGATCTGCTGATAGATCGGCACCTCGCTGTCGAGGTCGATGGTGAGCTGCACCCCGTCATGCTATCTGTTATACATAATCTACAACAGATGCCGCTAAGGCGGTCGGGCGGATGTCGCCCGGCTCCGGTCCGCCGCCCGGCGTCCTCGAGAGCAGGAGACCTCATGACACGTTCCCCGGCGGGCGTCTCGCCGCCCTCTCCCGGCACAGGACGGCCTCGCGACGACGGCTCGATCGAGGTCACCGGCCTGACCAAGCGTTTCGGTCCCGTCACCGCCGTGGCCGACCTCGGCTTCCGCGTCGACGCGGGCATGGTGACCGGCTTCCTCGGTCCCAACGGGGCGGGCAAGACCACGACGATGCGCATGATGCTCGGGCTCGTGCGTCCCGACGCCGGTCACGCGCTCATCGGCGGGCGGCGGTACGAGGAACTACCGCGGCCGACGTCGACGGTGGGCGCCGTTCTGGACTCCTCGGGACTGCACCCGACCCGGACGGGCCGCGATCATCTACGCCTCTACTGCGCCATGGGCGGCCACTCACGTGCCCGCGTGTCCGAGGTGCTGGACCTGCTCCAACTGACCGCCGTGGCCGATCGGCCCGCCCGCGGCTACTCCACCGGGATGCGGCAACGCCTCAACCTCGCCGTCGCGCTCCTCGGCGATCCGCGCGTCCTCCTGCTCGACGAACCGGGCAACGGGCTCGACCCCGCCGGCGCCGCCTGGTTACGCGGGCTGCTCCGGGGACTGGCCGACGAGGGCCGCACCGTCCTGGTCTCCAGCCACGTCCTCGCCGAGGTCGCGGCGCTGGCCGACCGCGTCGTGGTCGTCAAGGCGGGCAGGCTCGTGGCCGACGCGCCGACCGCCGAGCTCACCTCGGCCGCCGACACCCTGGTCGTGCGCACCCCCGACGCCGACGACCTCGCCCGTGTCCTCGGTGCCCAGTCCGGCGAGCGCGGCTC
This genomic stretch from Actinoalloteichus hoggarensis harbors:
- a CDS encoding ABC transporter ATP-binding protein; translated protein: MTRSPAGVSPPSPGTGRPRDDGSIEVTGLTKRFGPVTAVADLGFRVDAGMVTGFLGPNGAGKTTTMRMMLGLVRPDAGHALIGGRRYEELPRPTSTVGAVLDSSGLHPTRTGRDHLRLYCAMGGHSRARVSEVLDLLQLTAVADRPARGYSTGMRQRLNLAVALLGDPRVLLLDEPGNGLDPAGAAWLRGLLRGLADEGRTVLVSSHVLAEVAALADRVVVVKAGRLVADAPTAELTSAADTLVVRTPDADDLARVLGAQSGERGSPISVRPVGSDRLHIDGLDAAALADLVAAHGLRVHELTSRQEGLEEVFLRLTSDKESSR